From one Enterobacter kobei genomic stretch:
- a CDS encoding methyl-accepting chemotaxis protein has translation MLKHISVRTFIMLFLLSIFFIMEIIVIAISKNSALIIMLGMLWLITLGLLWSYMTLYLVSPINTVKKSIDEVIAGNLSITIPIFGNNCAGRLIPGINHLSSNIATLVREIRASSQAAMDLSGQLHSRSAELSVKSEEQSAALIQTASSMEQMAASTKNNAENTQLATRCASEATGSARKGGKLMDQVSHNMQSITDCAQQMTDIIAMIDGIAFQTNILALNAAVEAARAGDHGKGFSVVAGEVRTLAHRSAEAAKSIKSLIAVTTENVSQGARVVDEASKNMQEIVAGAGQVSKFMDEISVSTLQQERGIEQISQALSELEKLTQSNVTMVDELSGSADVLKSQVTELQGRTRSFRLENTPPERAQAAAPILHKIQRTGTFSDCLTPADG, from the coding sequence ATGCTTAAACATATTAGTGTTCGAACCTTCATCATGTTATTTCTGCTGAGTATATTTTTCATCATGGAAATAATAGTGATCGCCATCTCAAAAAACAGCGCACTGATAATCATGCTGGGAATGTTATGGCTGATAACGCTTGGTTTATTATGGTCATATATGACGCTTTATTTAGTTTCGCCCATTAATACCGTTAAAAAAAGTATTGATGAAGTCATCGCCGGTAACTTATCGATTACTATCCCGATTTTTGGCAACAACTGCGCCGGGCGCTTGATCCCCGGCATCAACCATCTTTCCAGCAACATCGCCACCCTGGTGCGTGAAATCCGCGCCTCATCGCAGGCCGCCATGGATCTCTCCGGGCAGTTGCACTCCCGCAGCGCTGAACTGTCAGTGAAAAGCGAAGAGCAGTCCGCTGCGCTCATTCAGACCGCCTCCAGTATGGAGCAGATGGCAGCCAGCACGAAAAATAATGCTGAAAACACCCAGCTTGCCACGCGCTGCGCCAGTGAAGCCACCGGCAGCGCGCGCAAGGGCGGCAAGCTGATGGATCAGGTGTCACACAATATGCAGTCCATTACCGACTGCGCTCAGCAAATGACAGACATTATTGCCATGATCGACGGCATCGCGTTTCAGACCAATATCCTGGCGCTGAACGCTGCCGTGGAAGCAGCCCGCGCCGGCGATCACGGTAAAGGCTTCTCGGTGGTGGCGGGCGAGGTCAGAACACTTGCGCATCGCAGTGCCGAAGCAGCTAAAAGCATCAAATCGCTGATCGCGGTGACGACGGAAAACGTCAGCCAGGGGGCACGGGTCGTCGATGAAGCGAGCAAAAATATGCAGGAGATCGTCGCTGGTGCCGGGCAGGTGAGCAAATTTATGGATGAGATTTCGGTTTCGACACTGCAACAGGAAAGGGGGATTGAGCAGATCTCCCAGGCGCTGTCCGAGCTGGAAAAACTGACGCAGAGTAACGTCACTATGGTGGATGAGCTGTCCGGATCAGCGGATGTGCTCAAAAGCCAGGTGACTGAATTGCAGGGCAGAACGCGCAGCTTCCGGCTGGAAAATACGCCGCCGGAAAGAGCACAGGCGGCTGCGCCAATTCTTCATAAAATTCAGCGCACTGGCACCTTTTCCGATTGCTTAACCCCCGCAGACGGCTAG